The Sulfurimonas hydrogeniphila genome includes a window with the following:
- a CDS encoding Mrp/NBP35 family ATP-binding protein: protein MTEEIVKSALSKVMYPGFTKDIVTFGFVKDIAINGNDVSFTVEITSSAPEVAQQIKDEATEALKSAGAENVTVNIKAPQMPKESSSQGKNIAPQIKNFLMVSSGKGGVGKSTTAVNIAIALAQQGKKVGLLDADIYGPNIPRMLGISDQKPEVTGNKVLPMKAYGIEVMSMGSLMEEGQSLIWRGAMIMKAIEQFLRDILWSELDVLVIDMPPGTGDAQLSLAQAVPVTAGLTVTTPQSVSLDDSRRSLDMFRKLNIPIAGIVENMSGFIAPDTGVEYDIFGKGTSQPMADEFDTKIIAEIPIEPAIRTGGDEGKPIIFADPSSETAKRYMKAAESIWSTIEEINANGGVDNQSVQPTTPPGVSACSTGAASAPKEQSGGGCGCS, encoded by the coding sequence ATGACTGAAGAAATTGTAAAATCGGCACTCTCAAAAGTTATGTATCCAGGATTTACCAAAGATATCGTAACATTTGGTTTTGTAAAAGATATAGCAATAAACGGAAATGATGTAAGTTTCACTGTTGAAATTACATCATCAGCTCCGGAAGTAGCACAACAAATTAAAGATGAAGCTACAGAAGCTTTAAAATCAGCAGGGGCAGAAAATGTTACTGTAAATATAAAAGCACCGCAAATGCCAAAAGAAAGTTCGTCTCAAGGCAAAAACATCGCACCGCAAATCAAAAACTTTTTGATGGTGAGTTCAGGTAAAGGCGGTGTCGGAAAATCAACTACTGCTGTAAATATTGCAATTGCACTTGCGCAACAAGGCAAAAAAGTAGGTCTTTTGGATGCTGACATTTATGGTCCGAATATCCCTCGTATGTTAGGTATTTCTGATCAAAAACCGGAAGTAACCGGAAATAAAGTGCTTCCGATGAAAGCATACGGTATTGAAGTTATGTCTATGGGCTCACTCATGGAAGAAGGGCAGTCGTTAATCTGGCGTGGTGCTATGATTATGAAAGCGATAGAGCAGTTCTTACGTGATATTTTATGGTCAGAACTGGATGTTTTAGTGATTGATATGCCACCTGGAACAGGTGATGCACAGCTTTCACTTGCACAGGCTGTGCCTGTAACTGCGGGTCTGACTGTAACAACACCACAGTCTGTTTCACTTGATGATTCACGCCGTTCACTTGATATGTTTAGAAAATTAAACATTCCTATAGCCGGAATTGTTGAAAATATGAGCGGATTTATTGCACCTGATACCGGTGTTGAGTATGATATTTTTGGAAAAGGCACATCTCAGCCAATGGCGGATGAGTTTGATACGAAAATAATTGCCGAAATCCCAATTGAGCCGGCTATCCGTACCGGTGGAGATGAAGGAAAACCAATTATTTTTGCAGACCCGTCATCAGAAACAGCAAAACGTTATATGAAAGCTGCTGAATCTATCTGGAGTACAATTGAAGAGATCAATGCAAACGGCGGAGTGGACAATCAGTCTGTTCAGCCGACAACACCACCGGGTGTAAGTGCATGTTCAACAGGTGCTGCTTCTGCACCTAAAGAGCAAAGCGGCGGCGGATGCGGCTGTAGCTAA
- the thiC gene encoding phosphomethylpyrimidine synthase ThiC has translation MRSSWVKEREGDSVRTQMHYAKKGIITQEMEYVAKVEDLSPELVRSEIARGRLIIPANINHTSLEPMAIGIASKCKINANIGSSAIASDVQGEVEKMEVSQHYKADTAMDLSTGGDLDEIRKAVIASSKIPIGTVPIYQILHDVGNKIEDLTIDVMLEVLERQAKQGVSYFTIHAGFLLETMPKVAKRKMGIVSRGGSLMAAWMMHYHRENPFYTAFDDILDICAKYDVSLSLGDSLRPGCLADASDEAQLGELKVLGDLTLRAWEKDVQVMIEGPGHVPINQIERNMKIQRELCHEAPFYILGPLVTDIAAGYDHISSAIGAAVGGWHGASMLCYVTPKEHLGLPNADDVREGIIAYKIAAHAADIARGRKGARDIDDAMSDARYTFDWEKQFELALDSERAREYHDETLPQDVFKEAEFCSMCGPKFCSYKITQEIMDNPEGIERIIQDNKDKEAAEAEAEALV, from the coding sequence ATGAGATCTTCATGGGTAAAAGAGCGAGAGGGTGATTCTGTAAGAACACAGATGCACTACGCAAAGAAAGGCATCATCACACAAGAAATGGAGTATGTTGCAAAAGTAGAAGATTTGTCTCCTGAACTGGTTCGTAGCGAGATAGCACGCGGTAGACTGATTATACCGGCAAATATAAATCATACTTCATTGGAACCAATGGCTATCGGAATTGCAAGTAAATGTAAAATAAATGCAAATATCGGTTCTTCTGCCATTGCCTCTGATGTACAGGGTGAAGTAGAAAAGATGGAGGTCTCTCAACACTATAAGGCAGATACGGCAATGGATCTCTCAACCGGCGGCGACCTGGATGAAATCAGAAAAGCTGTTATCGCTTCTTCAAAGATTCCTATCGGAACAGTGCCTATTTATCAGATTTTGCATGATGTCGGAAACAAAATCGAGGATTTGACTATAGATGTTATGCTTGAAGTGCTGGAACGTCAGGCAAAACAAGGGGTTTCTTACTTTACAATTCATGCGGGTTTCCTGCTTGAGACTATGCCAAAAGTTGCAAAACGTAAAATGGGTATTGTCTCTCGCGGGGGATCTTTAATGGCTGCCTGGATGATGCATTATCACAGAGAAAACCCTTTTTATACGGCATTTGATGATATTTTGGATATCTGCGCAAAGTATGATGTTTCTCTTTCATTAGGAGACTCTCTTCGTCCCGGTTGTCTGGCAGATGCGTCTGATGAAGCACAGCTTGGTGAACTCAAAGTGCTTGGAGATTTAACGCTTCGTGCCTGGGAAAAAGATGTACAGGTTATGATTGAAGGTCCGGGACATGTTCCAATCAACCAGATTGAGCGTAACATGAAGATACAAAGAGAACTCTGCCACGAAGCACCTTTTTATATCTTAGGTCCGTTGGTCACTGATATTGCAGCAGGATATGATCATATCTCTTCTGCAATCGGTGCGGCTGTCGGCGGATGGCACGGTGCGAGCATGCTTTGTTATGTAACACCAAAAGAGCACCTTGGTCTTCCAAATGCCGATGATGTCCGCGAGGGAATTATCGCTTATAAAATTGCGGCACATGCTGCTGATATCGCCCGTGGCCGTAAAGGTGCCCGTGATATTGATGATGCCATGAGCGATGCACGTTATACATTTGACTGGGAAAAACAGTTTGAATTGGCACTTGACAGCGAACGCGCTCGCGAATACCATGATGAAACACTGCCTCAGGATGTATTTAAAGAAGCAGAATTCTGTTCTATGTGCGGGCCTAAATTTTGTTCATACAAAATTACACAGGAAATTATGGACAACCCTGAGGGAATAGAAAGAATTATTCAAGACAACAAAGATAAAGAAGCGGCAGAGGCTGAAGCAGAAGCTTTAGTTTAA
- a CDS encoding response regulator has product MKILIIENEVYLAQSIATKLGELGHTCEMCTSTRDAIGSNNYDVVLLSTNINGQDFNPLIETFKNSIVILMVSYISNDTVSKPLSAGAKDYILKPFMIEELVRKIDHYQDYEKLKKRTEAYEKYLAHTFSNTKHEQNLDEIELPLFVSSNFQKYADAFAFEYAQKKNLPIHFLSLSDSKALNEIASLPQNSIIYIIDYQALKKSDKKRFCDLIQGKKAIIASSDKIEEVAYPVIEIKSDSNVFDKGEILPIEDYVKFIVLNYQDKYPDTELSKKLGISRKSLWEKRKKYDIIKKK; this is encoded by the coding sequence ATGAAGATATTAATTATAGAAAATGAAGTGTATTTAGCCCAGAGTATTGCAACAAAACTAGGTGAACTTGGTCACACATGTGAAATGTGTACATCCACCAGAGATGCCATCGGGAGTAACAACTATGATGTTGTTTTACTCTCGACAAACATCAACGGACAGGATTTTAACCCGCTTATAGAAACATTTAAGAACTCTATCGTTATTTTAATGGTTTCCTACATTAGCAATGACACGGTTTCAAAACCACTGAGTGCCGGGGCAAAGGACTATATCCTCAAACCTTTCATGATTGAAGAGCTTGTACGGAAAATTGACCATTATCAGGATTATGAAAAACTCAAAAAACGCACTGAAGCCTATGAAAAATATCTTGCACACACATTTTCCAATACAAAACATGAACAGAATTTGGATGAAATTGAGTTGCCGCTTTTCGTATCATCCAATTTTCAAAAATATGCGGATGCATTCGCCTTTGAATATGCCCAAAAGAAAAATCTTCCCATACATTTTTTATCATTAAGTGATTCAAAAGCATTAAATGAGATAGCTTCGCTGCCACAAAATTCAATTATATATATCATTGATTATCAGGCACTCAAAAAAAGTGATAAAAAACGTTTTTGTGACCTGATACAGGGGAAAAAAGCCATTATCGCCAGCAGCGATAAAATTGAGGAAGTCGCCTACCCTGTTATAGAGATAAAAAGCGACAGCAATGTTTTTGACAAAGGAGAAATCCTGCCAATAGAAGATTATGTCAAATTTATTGTTTTAAACTATCAAGACAAATATCCGGATACAGAATTGTCAAAAAAACTTGGGATAAGCCGCAAAAGTTTATGGGAAAAAAGAAAAAAATATGACATCATCAAGAAAAAATAA
- a CDS encoding bifunctional 2-C-methyl-D-erythritol 4-phosphate cytidylyltransferase/2-C-methyl-D-erythritol 2,4-cyclodiphosphate synthase: protein MSDLTLVLLSAGSSSRFDTSVKKQWLRIQHKPLWQFVADRFAHSGLFSKIIIVSSEEDIAFMQNYADYSFVKGGSSRQDSLQNALLHVKSEYVLVSDIARACISEDLLQRILAQKEEADCIVPFLPVTDTIVYENTTIDRDKVKKIQTPQLSRTKILQKALQTPTEFTDESSAIVAYGGTRTFVAGDEDACKITFTHDLNRLPCLEAPSSDILSGNGFDVHAFDEKGKMFLGGVEIDADYGFKAHSDGDVALHALIDALLGAAGMGDIGMLFPDNNSAYKDIDSKELLRTVVTKIYSYGFEIVNADITIAAQKPRLANYKDAMRKTIAEILKIDKARVNVKATTTEKLGFIGRSEGVGVIANANLKYFNWKIIG from the coding sequence TTGTCTGATTTAACGCTTGTACTATTGTCAGCCGGTAGTTCTAGTCGCTTTGACACCTCTGTAAAAAAACAGTGGTTGCGGATACAGCACAAACCTTTATGGCAGTTTGTAGCAGACAGGTTTGCTCACAGCGGGCTTTTTTCAAAAATTATTATTGTTTCATCCGAAGAAGATATTGCCTTTATGCAAAACTATGCCGATTACTCTTTTGTAAAAGGAGGCAGTTCCAGACAAGACTCTTTGCAAAATGCCTTACTACATGTAAAGAGTGAATATGTTCTTGTCAGTGATATAGCAAGAGCCTGTATCAGCGAAGATTTGCTTCAAAGAATACTTGCGCAAAAAGAAGAAGCTGACTGTATCGTTCCTTTTTTACCTGTAACAGACACCATAGTATATGAAAATACGACAATAGACAGAGACAAAGTCAAAAAAATCCAAACACCCCAACTCTCCCGCACTAAAATACTTCAAAAAGCCCTGCAGACACCTACTGAATTTACAGATGAGAGCAGTGCCATTGTTGCCTACGGAGGAACCCGCACCTTTGTTGCAGGGGATGAAGATGCCTGCAAGATAACTTTTACCCATGATTTAAACAGGCTTCCCTGCCTCGAAGCACCATCAAGTGACATTTTAAGCGGCAACGGTTTTGATGTCCATGCTTTTGACGAAAAAGGAAAAATGTTTCTTGGTGGTGTAGAGATAGATGCTGATTACGGATTTAAAGCCCACAGTGACGGAGACGTTGCTCTGCACGCACTTATAGACGCCCTTTTAGGGGCTGCAGGCATGGGTGATATAGGCATGCTTTTTCCGGACAACAACAGTGCCTATAAAGATATAGATTCAAAAGAACTGTTACGAACAGTCGTGACAAAAATCTATAGCTACGGTTTTGAAATTGTCAATGCAGACATTACAATAGCCGCACAAAAACCAAGACTTGCAAACTATAAAGATGCAATGAGAAAAACTATTGCAGAAATACTTAAAATCGACAAAGCAAGAGTCAATGTCAAAGCAACAACCACAGAAAAACTTGGTTTTATAGGCAGAAGTGAAGGTGTTGGAGTCATTGCCAATGCAAATTTAAAATATTTTAACTGGAAGATAATAGGATAA
- a CDS encoding GGDEF domain-containing protein, with translation MQTKSKLLLFVALMLLGLGLATIVNVSLNFREYSIKDATQKATMAAAIVKDGLTAHMVNGIMDKRSYFLNQISSNNDKIKNLWIVRSDKVIKQYGKGFNSETVRDAIDEEVLKTGKMVQKISESTENSMLRITIPYKATVANGPNCLSCHNVQRGDTLGAISMEFDITDMRNAGMFTILKILGINLLFIVIVLLLINHYVTPYMELFSNMQKGIRKAYKGDFSYEFTTKVKGDAKNIVDQLNTLFRKMQETFGDIKYNLATFIPQGCVSSSDPLQEAKTIIGELSDIYKFKKTIEHDLTKEIVYQRIVDVLSNKYELSHFAFYEIDTLKAVRKLIYISNGKSVCNDKVDEDASLCRAHRTNTAVISSEFVNLCRECSCEGLEYICIPFTINDENSLVISITTKEKNELNRVNSFIKSIENYLEAAKPVIESKILMSKLRDTSLRDAMTGLYNRRFLEEFIDTFANQAKRDNTTYSVLMLDVDFFKKVNDTYGHDVGDKVIAKIGEVLRSSIRESDLAIRYGGEEFVVLLHNATDEGTKMIASKIHSEFSKLVFDVGNGKTIQKTMSIGISKFPKDGDTIWKCIKYADTALYVAKTTGRNKIVEYKPEMSEDEHLR, from the coding sequence ATGCAAACAAAATCAAAACTCCTACTCTTTGTCGCTTTAATGCTTTTGGGTCTTGGCCTGGCCACTATCGTAAATGTCTCTTTAAATTTCAGGGAATACAGTATAAAAGATGCCACACAAAAAGCTACAATGGCTGCAGCTATCGTCAAAGACGGGTTGACAGCACATATGGTCAACGGTATTATGGACAAAAGAAGTTATTTCCTCAACCAAATCAGCTCCAACAATGATAAAATAAAAAACTTGTGGATTGTCCGATCTGATAAAGTCATCAAACAATACGGAAAAGGCTTTAACAGTGAAACAGTAAGAGATGCGATTGATGAAGAAGTTTTAAAAACAGGAAAGATGGTTCAAAAAATTTCAGAATCGACTGAAAACTCTATGCTTAGAATTACTATTCCCTATAAAGCCACAGTTGCAAACGGTCCAAACTGTCTCTCCTGTCACAATGTTCAGCGAGGAGATACACTCGGAGCCATCAGTATGGAGTTTGACATTACAGATATGCGTAATGCAGGGATGTTTACCATTTTGAAAATACTTGGAATAAATCTTCTTTTCATTGTCATTGTATTACTGCTGATCAACCATTATGTAACACCCTATATGGAGCTTTTCTCCAATATGCAAAAAGGAATAAGAAAAGCCTACAAGGGAGACTTTTCCTATGAATTTACCACAAAAGTGAAAGGTGATGCCAAAAACATTGTCGATCAGCTTAATACGCTCTTTAGAAAAATGCAAGAGACCTTTGGCGACATAAAATACAACCTTGCAACATTTATTCCCCAGGGATGTGTCTCTTCAAGTGACCCTCTTCAAGAGGCAAAAACAATCATCGGAGAACTCTCAGATATATATAAATTTAAAAAGACGATTGAGCATGATCTTACAAAAGAGATAGTCTATCAAAGAATTGTAGATGTACTGAGTAATAAATATGAACTTTCGCATTTTGCATTTTATGAAATAGATACACTCAAGGCTGTAAGAAAGCTTATTTACATCTCCAACGGCAAAAGTGTCTGCAATGACAAAGTGGATGAAGATGCATCATTATGCAGAGCACACAGAACAAATACGGCAGTAATCTCAAGTGAATTTGTCAATTTATGCCGAGAATGCAGTTGTGAAGGATTGGAATATATATGTATTCCTTTTACCATTAATGATGAAAACTCTCTTGTCATTTCTATTACAACCAAAGAAAAAAATGAATTAAACAGAGTCAATAGTTTTATTAAAAGTATTGAAAACTATCTTGAAGCGGCTAAACCGGTTATAGAGAGTAAAATTTTAATGTCCAAACTCCGTGACACCTCTCTCAGAGACGCAATGACAGGACTTTATAACAGAAGATTTCTCGAAGAATTTATAGACACTTTTGCAAATCAGGCAAAACGGGACAATACAACATACAGTGTTTTAATGCTTGATGTTGATTTCTTTAAAAAAGTCAATGACACCTACGGGCATGATGTAGGAGACAAAGTCATTGCCAAAATAGGAGAAGTACTCCGCAGCAGTATCAGAGAATCAGACCTGGCAATTCGATACGGAGGAGAAGAGTTTGTTGTCCTGCTGCACAATGCCACAGATGAAGGAACAAAAATGATTGCTTCAAAAATTCACTCTGAATTTTCAAAACTTGTTTTTGATGTCGGCAACGGAAAAACCATACAAAAAACCATGAGTATAGGTATATCCAAGTTTCCCAAAGACGGTGATACTATTTGGAAATGTATCAAATACGCAGATACTGCTTTGTATGTGGCAAAAACGACAGGAAGAAATAAAATTGTTGAGTATAAACCGGAGATGTCAGAGGATGAGCACTTACGATAA